CCCAGCCCGATGGATTCACCCAGCTATGACTTGGGGGAGGACGTGTCGTTGTTTTCTACAGCTCACTGCTAAGCTCGCTCAAAACGCCATCATCAATCTGGTGACCAGCCAGACGAGATTGTGCGATGTACACCCAGCTCGGCGTGCTGTCTGATATATTGCCGGTGCCCTTTGTGGTTGTCTACGCAGTCGTCCCGAACCGTGGGTGCTTGCCAGGCAGCCCAAGCTGGTTGGAAGATGCAGTGAGACACGGGCTTGCTCAACTTCCGGTGGTTTGACAGCAGTATCGTGCGGGGCGCACTTGCGTGTCATGAAGGAGACTAGGCATCAAGACAGTCGCTTGCAAGCGCTGAAGGTGTCAAATGACCACCATAAAAGGTCCACCGAGGACTGGACGTGGGTAGATATCCCGTGGGAATGAAGTGTGTCGACAAAATCCGAAGGCGTGAAGAGCCTCACTGGTAGTAACATACCTTGATCTGCGCTTCGGAAACATCCTTGGGCTACGCAAAAGTTAGCAAATGGGTCCATACAGCAAACAAAGAGATGGGTGTGTGACATACCAGGTTGCTGACCATGATCTTGCTCTCACCGGTCAAACCGGCACCTTTGCCGGAAGCAGGCTTGGATGCAGTCCGGGCAGGCTTGGTGGTTTTCTGGATGCCACCGGCGGGGGCAGCGGCAGGCTTGGCGCCAACAGAGCGACGCTGGGAGCGGCGACGGCCCTGGCTATTCTTGCGCTGGCTGGAGAGGATCTCATCCAGAGACTGATCGAGTTTGCCCATGATGACGGTGGGAAGTGAAAGATGTAAAAGATTGAGTGTGAAAGTGGTTGGTCGAGAGTAAGAACTGCCGTCGTGGTTTATGACAAGCAGTACGTTGACTGGTATGAGTGATGGCAGGCGCGAAGTGGTCGGGCGATGAAGAAAGAGGTCGCCTGATTAAAATAATCGCGAGAGTTGGCTAGCAGATGACTGCAAGTCGCGTGTGTTTGGCGGCGACTGCAGGCAAAAAAGAGGGCAGAAATGAAGTTGGATTCCGAAGCGATTTAATGGCAAGTCGGAAAGGGAGAATGGCAGCGATATTGGGTCGCAGGCCTGGCCAAGGTGAAATGAAGGATGGCGATGGGCAGGGTGCAggctgggttgttggctgatggagaaggagagagcaGAAGGGAAACGGATTCGCGCGCGAGAATTTGAGGGTGGCACCTGGGGGCGAGCTGACCGACCAGCGAAGCTTTGCAGCACGGAGGAGCCAGGCACGCCGGGCCAGTGAGGTGGCGTGTACAGCCCCCACTACTTCACTAACTGGGACTAGTCATATCTCAGCCACAGCCTGATTACTCCTTGTACCTGTACAAACACCTTCAGCCTGTTCATCTCGTCATCTGGTCACAGCTGCCATGCCAGGCCCGAGACGATGTGGGCAACGTTCAGATATAACAGGAGTGAGAACTCCAACACGGTTTCTTGTTCCTATTATATGGTATGAGAAAAGACAAGAGAAAGTTGAATCCACCTCAGATCACCAGAGCAATTCTCAGTCCTTCCTTCATGTATGAATTGGCTTTCGCCATAAAATCCATGGTGCTTAGCCGTGGCTCTCTATTCCTTTTCGCCCAACTAACTCAAAATCGCCACCTGACTTGCCCGTGTCCTGCTGTTCGGCATATTTTGGAACCCTTCTGTGACACTCCCCAAGCAACCCTTGCCCTGCATGCGTAGCTCTAGGTAGCTGTCCATCTCCCGTGGATAGGAAATCGAAGGCGACATGGGTGCACTCGTAGAAAACTGTCGGAAACCTCCCGTACTATTGTACAATACCAGCCATATCCTCTATCCATCTTCATTTCAGTTTGCTGGCCGGACCCTTTGCGTTTACTGGCAGCTGATCTTTGGCATTGACCTCGAAGAAATGGTAGATGATAATCAGAACCATGGCTGCCGAGCCAAGGAAGATGGCAAGGCTGTAAAGCTCGCTGTCGGTAATCATGATCGCGGTGGAGTGGACGTAGGTGGACGTCGGCCTGTCGTGTAGTTGAGGTTTGGGAACAGTATGGAGCTAAACGCGCGGTGGGCTTCTAGTCAATCAGTTCGGTTTGTACAAGAGAAATGAACCCGTGGATAGGATATGTAGCCCCATACCTGTAGCGTGCCTTGTTTGCGCAAACCTCCAATGCTGTGGGGAGTTGATAGATGGAGTTGATGTTGGTGCCAAAGTTGGCGATCTGGACAGCTTTCACGCCCCAGCCAGTCTCGAAGCCACCTGGAAGCTCGCTCCTGGTCACCGATGTACAGGTACCCGCGGTCTCTAGCAGGGATGGGGGGAGCAGCTCGTCACGTGCGCAGGCTGCTCAGACGTCAGGGCTGTTGCGCACTGGCCAAGTGGGTCATTCAAGTCCCGCCCCCATTCAAGAAACTCCAACCCACCTCGCTGGACATGCACTGAAAGATCCCCCGCCTGGAAACTTCGAAACTGGAATTTGGCCCGCCCAGCAAAAAATTGACTGGCACCGCGCAGCAGACGAATATCGCCAGACCGAGCGAACTCACACTTACGCCGTCGACTCGGCACATTTCCTACAGCCATACAAAACGTCAATCTGGCAGTTTCGAGTTAGTACATCGCCCATCATGCCTCCGAAGAAGGATCAGAAGGGCGGCGGGAAGAAGGTGGACGCCAAGAAGATTGTCGAGGACAAGACCTTTGGcatgaagaacaagaagggTTCTGCCGCTCAGAAGACGATTGCCCATCTCCAATCGTCCATGAGATCAGCTGGTAGTGctgagcagaagaagaaggaggccgagaaggctgCCCGTGAGcgtgagaagaaggccgctgAGGACGCGAAGAGGGAGGCCGAGCTGCTCCTCAATAAGCCAGCCCAGATTCAAAAGGTTCCTTTTGGTGTCGATCCCAAGACGGTGCTGTGCATTTTCTTCAAGAAGGGCAACTGTGAAAAGGGCAAGAAGTGCAAGTTCTCGCACGACCTAGAGGTGGAACGAAAggtggaaaagaagaatCTATACACCGATACTagagaagacgaggacaagaagaagcaggaaaCATCGGCCGATTGGGACGAAGAGAAGCTTCGTTCCGTCGTTTTGTCAAAGAAGGGCAACCagcgcaccaccaccgacaagGTGTGCAAGTTCTTCATTTCAGCCATCGAGGACGGCAAGTACGGTTGGTTCTGGGTCTGCCCGAACGGCGGTGACAAGTGCATGTACAAGCATGCCCTTCCACCTGGGTAAGTGTCTCTGGTTATGTTGACCTATTGCAAATCTGCTAACACATCCTAGATTCGTCCTTAAGACCAAGGAGCAGCGTGCGGCGGAGAAGGCTTTGCTCGACAAGTCGCCACTCAAGACGCTCACCATCGAAGAGTTCCTCGAGTCCGAAAGACACAAGCTCACCGGCACCCTCACACCTGTCACCCCCGAGACGTTCGccaagtggaagaaggagcgcttggacaagaaggcggccgaggaggctctcaggaaggccaaggaagccACTGGTCGTGCGCTGTTCGAAAGTGGCAACTGGCGGACAatggacgacgacgacgagccagaagaagacgatgCTGCATGGAACTTGGAGAAGCTCCGCCAGGAGACGGAGGCGCTCAGgatcaagaaggaagaggaacgGTTGGCTCAGCTCCACGGC
The window above is part of the Podospora bellae-mahoneyi strain CBS 112042 chromosome 3, whole genome shotgun sequence genome. Proteins encoded here:
- the YRA1_2 gene encoding RNA-binding RNA annealing protein (COG:A; EggNog:ENOG503NXQF), coding for MGKLDQSLDEILSSQRKNSQGRRRSQRRSVGAKPAAAPAGGIQKTTKPARTASKPASGKGAGLTGESKIMVSNLPKDVSEAQIKVCYYQ
- a CDS encoding hypothetical protein (EggNog:ENOG503P8QR; COG:I), which produces MITDSELYSLAIFLGSAAMVLIIIYHFFEVNAKDQLPVNAKGPASKLK
- the TMA46 gene encoding Translation machinery-associated protein 46 (EggNog:ENOG503NUR0; BUSCO:EOG09264DJ8; COG:S), whose amino-acid sequence is MPPKKDQKGGGKKVDAKKIVEDKTFGMKNKKGSAAQKTIAHLQSSMRSAGSAEQKKKEAEKAAREREKKAAEDAKREAELLLNKPAQIQKVPFGVDPKTVLCIFFKKGNCEKGKKCKFSHDLEVERKVEKKNLYTDTREDEDKKKQETSADWDEEKLRSVVLSKKGNQRTTTDKVCKFFISAIEDGKYGWFWVCPNGGDKCMYKHALPPGFVLKTKEQRAAEKALLDKSPLKTLTIEEFLESERHKLTGTLTPVTPETFAKWKKERLDKKAAEEALRKAKEATGRALFESGNWRTMDDDDEPEEDDAAWNLEKLRQETEALRIKKEEERLAQLHGIPLPATEATAETGPSEPGT